One window of Thioclava sp. GXIMD4216 genomic DNA carries:
- a CDS encoding TetR/AcrR family transcriptional regulator, giving the protein MAEMTHAEQKPEMPEKARVVLAAAREVFLTHGFAAATTDMIQQRAGVSKSTVYSYFPGKEALFEAVLQTECSAHMSRLEGLPSERDDLRMSLHRVSVAYLDLILAPSSLALHRAAVAETVRFPEISRIFFQSGPLTFQTLIEALLTRATERGELALSADKVARLAPLYAGMLRGDWQVRLLTQSPPETPSHEALVAWVDFVLDTLFRGIAPQVS; this is encoded by the coding sequence ATGGCAGAAATGACGCATGCAGAGCAAAAGCCCGAAATGCCGGAAAAGGCCCGTGTGGTTCTGGCCGCCGCGCGCGAGGTCTTTCTGACGCATGGTTTCGCGGCGGCGACGACCGATATGATCCAGCAACGGGCAGGGGTCTCGAAATCGACGGTCTATTCCTATTTTCCGGGGAAAGAGGCGCTGTTCGAGGCGGTGTTGCAGACCGAATGTTCGGCACATATGTCTCGGCTCGAGGGGCTGCCGAGCGAACGCGACGATCTGCGCATGTCCCTGCATCGGGTCTCGGTGGCCTATCTCGACCTTATCCTTGCGCCGTCCTCCTTGGCGCTGCATCGTGCAGCAGTGGCAGAAACCGTTCGATTTCCAGAGATTAGCCGGATCTTCTTCCAGTCTGGCCCGCTGACCTTCCAGACCCTGATCGAAGCCCTCCTGACCCGCGCGACCGAACGCGGAGAGCTTGCCCTGAGCGCTGACAAGGTGGCCCGTCTGGCGCCGCTTTATGCCGGTATGTTGCGGGGTGATTGGCAGGTGCGGCTGTTGACGCAATCTCCCCCCGAAACGCCCAGCCATGAGGCGCTGGTGGCATGGGTGGATTTCGTTCTTGATACGCTGTTTCGTGGAATTGCGCCGCAGGTGTCCTAG
- a CDS encoding MDR family MFS transporter, producing the protein MTSQTSNDISTGWLPPHLRRVFSGLIVAMALAALDQSIVNTALPRMASDLGGLAHLSWVVTAFMLTNTVSTPIYGKLSDMFGRRVFLLGAVIVFLVMSMLCGVAQSMGQLIAFRFLQGIGAGGVMTLSQTVISDLVSPRERVRYQGLFSGAFAFASLTGPLLGGVLTTLLSWRWVFYINLPLGILALALLWTALPPSPPRRSHKIDYLGAGLLIVGASALLLLFSLGGSLFAWGSMTSLILGGIALLALTLFFWTELRAAEPIINLRLFRISAFATGILTMSCMGFAMMSAMVFLPLYFQLVLGLNPAQAGAMMLPQVIAMLLTSTFGGKLSSDLGRPKIFMVAGIAFEAAGLGMLAVLAMTGAAYPAFWLALALLGTGMGIAMPNATAIVQNSVPKDSMGVATSTMAFLRSMGGTLGVAVSGGVMAMGLSSNLRALGGDIDVQAIINGGMEAVDTLPATLRPEIDEAFRQAITAAFEMGGIVMSVALVVALTLRGTAFKPRPAEPPRD; encoded by the coding sequence ATGACGTCCCAAACCTCCAATGATATCTCCACCGGCTGGCTGCCCCCGCATCTGCGCCGCGTTTTCTCGGGGCTGATCGTGGCAATGGCGCTGGCCGCTCTGGACCAGAGCATTGTCAACACCGCCCTGCCGCGCATGGCCAGTGATCTGGGCGGTCTGGCCCATCTCAGCTGGGTCGTCACCGCCTTCATGCTGACCAACACGGTCTCGACGCCGATCTATGGCAAGCTTTCGGACATGTTCGGGCGGCGCGTCTTCCTGCTGGGGGCGGTGATTGTGTTTCTGGTCATGTCGATGCTCTGCGGTGTAGCGCAATCCATGGGCCAGTTGATCGCCTTCCGCTTCCTGCAGGGGATCGGCGCGGGCGGGGTGATGACGCTCAGCCAGACCGTGATCAGCGATCTGGTCAGTCCCCGCGAGCGGGTGCGCTATCAGGGGCTGTTCTCGGGGGCCTTCGCCTTTGCCAGCCTGACGGGACCACTGCTGGGCGGGGTGCTGACCACGCTGCTTTCATGGCGTTGGGTCTTCTATATCAACCTGCCATTGGGCATTCTGGCGCTGGCGCTCCTATGGACGGCCCTGCCGCCCTCGCCGCCGCGCCGTAGCCACAAGATCGACTATCTCGGTGCGGGCCTGCTGATTGTCGGCGCCTCGGCGCTGCTGCTGCTGTTCAGTCTCGGCGGCTCGCTCTTCGCATGGGGATCGATGACAAGCCTGATCCTCGGGGGGATCGCCCTGCTGGCTCTGACGCTGTTCTTCTGGACCGAACTGCGCGCGGCCGAACCCATCATCAACCTGCGCCTGTTCCGTATCAGCGCCTTTGCAACGGGCATTCTCACCATGTCCTGCATGGGGTTTGCGATGATGAGCGCGATGGTCTTCCTGCCGCTCTACTTCCAACTCGTGCTCGGGCTGAACCCCGCACAGGCAGGGGCCATGATGCTGCCGCAGGTGATCGCGATGCTGCTGACCTCGACCTTCGGCGGCAAACTGTCCTCCGATCTCGGACGTCCCAAAATCTTCATGGTTGCAGGCATCGCCTTCGAAGCCGCAGGGCTTGGCATGCTTGCCGTTCTGGCGATGACAGGGGCCGCCTATCCCGCATTCTGGCTGGCTCTGGCGCTTTTGGGAACGGGGATGGGCATCGCCATGCCCAATGCCACGGCCATCGTACAGAACTCGGTTCCGAAAGACAGCATGGGCGTCGCAACATCGACAATGGCCTTCCTGCGCTCGATGGGCGGCACGCTGGGGGTCGCCGTGTCGGGGGGGGTGATGGCAATGGGGCTGTCCTCGAACCTGCGCGCCTTGGGGGGCGATATCGATGTGCAGGCCATCATCAATGGCGGCATGGAGGCGGTCGATACCCTGCCCGCCACATTGCGCCCCGAGATTGACGAGGCTTTCCGGCAGGCAATCACCGCAGCGTTCGAGATGGGCGGCATTGTCATGAGCGTGGCACTGGTCGTGGCCCTGACCCTGCGCGGCACGGCCTTCAAGCCCCGTCCCGCAGAGCCGCCGCGCGACTGA
- a CDS encoding helix-turn-helix domain-containing protein, whose protein sequence is MPSTPTEPPAEGRVARRQRRTRKALIDAACRVMSEKGVDAATMLEIAEAADMGAGTVYNYFKSKDDLAVAVLEFLMQDLAMRIESVTNTFSDSALVYACGVRSVLEVATQDARWHPLLNRSEVIADAMYRAMGPFAIRDMERATEAGRFTISDASLIWRLTSHALLGAALLILKGDLPATAKPEIVMRLLCMTGLPPAEAQDLALRDLPPVPDRLPA, encoded by the coding sequence ATGCCCTCGACCCCGACAGAACCGCCCGCCGAAGGACGTGTCGCCCGCCGTCAGCGCCGCACCCGCAAAGCGCTGATTGACGCGGCCTGTCGGGTGATGTCCGAAAAGGGTGTGGACGCCGCCACCATGCTGGAAATCGCCGAGGCCGCCGATATGGGGGCGGGCACTGTCTATAACTATTTCAAATCGAAAGACGATCTGGCCGTCGCGGTGCTGGAATTCCTGATGCAGGATCTTGCGATGCGCATCGAATCCGTCACCAATACCTTCAGCGATTCCGCGCTGGTCTATGCCTGTGGGGTGCGCTCGGTGCTGGAGGTCGCCACACAGGACGCGCGCTGGCATCCCTTGCTCAACCGCTCCGAGGTGATTGCCGATGCGATGTATCGGGCGATGGGGCCCTTTGCGATCCGCGATATGGAACGGGCGACGGAGGCGGGCCGCTTTACGATCAGCGATGCCAGCCTGATCTGGCGGCTGACCAGCCACGCCCTGCTGGGCGCGGCGCTTCTGATCCTGAAGGGCGACCTTCCGGCCACAGCCAAACCGGAAATCGTCATGCGGCTGCTTTGTATGACAGGACTGCCACCGGCAGAGGCGCAAGATCTTGCCCTACGCGACCTGCCCCCCGTCCCCGACAGGCTTCCCGCATAG
- a CDS encoding dioxygenase, which translates to MTKFFTEEASDQTVNARMGDTVPARLKTVMEALVRHMHEFVKEVELTQEEWDIGIDFLTKTGQICSGERQEFILLSDVLGVSMLVDAINNRRPTGATENTVFGPFHVANAPIREMGTCISLDGKGDTCLYEGRVIDLHGTPIEGACVDVWSDNAEGFYDVQQPDLQPKWNNRGRFITGSDGVYRFVGIKPVSYPIPDDGPVGQMLGHLGRHPNRPAHMHFMVTAPGHKTIVTHTFVGDDVYLGDDAVFGVKQTLVAPFEHINGETMWRSPFDFVMVAQAE; encoded by the coding sequence ATGACAAAATTTTTCACCGAGGAGGCGTCCGATCAGACGGTCAATGCACGGATGGGCGACACTGTGCCCGCGCGTCTGAAGACGGTCATGGAAGCTTTGGTCCGGCATATGCACGAGTTCGTCAAAGAGGTCGAACTGACGCAGGAAGAATGGGATATCGGGATCGATTTCCTGACCAAGACCGGACAGATCTGCAGCGGCGAACGTCAGGAATTCATCCTGCTGTCGGATGTGCTGGGGGTGTCGATGCTGGTGGATGCCATCAATAACCGCAGGCCCACAGGGGCGACGGAGAACACCGTGTTCGGCCCGTTCCATGTGGCCAATGCGCCGATCCGCGAGATGGGAACCTGTATCAGCCTCGATGGCAAGGGCGATACCTGCCTTTACGAAGGTCGGGTGATCGACCTGCATGGCACGCCGATCGAGGGGGCCTGTGTCGATGTGTGGTCGGACAATGCCGAAGGCTTCTATGATGTGCAGCAGCCCGATCTCCAGCCGAAATGGAACAATCGCGGGCGGTTCATCACCGGCTCGGACGGGGTATACCGTTTCGTCGGGATCAAGCCGGTCAGCTATCCGATCCCCGATGATGGTCCGGTGGGACAGATGCTCGGGCATCTGGGGCGTCACCCCAACCGTCCGGCGCATATGCATTTCATGGTCACCGCACCGGGGCATAAGACCATTGTGACGCATACATTCGTGGGCGATGACGTCTATCTGGGCGATGATGCCGTTTTCGGTGTGAAACAGACGCTGGTCGCCCCGTTTGAACATATCAATGGCGAGACGATGTGGCGTTCCCCCTTCGACTTTGTCATGGTCGCGCAGGCCGAGTAA
- a CDS encoding efflux transporter outer membrane subunit, with translation MPADFATSGRPSLFAGLKTYGPYRPSLLLALSLGLAGCAALPSKTDPTPDLAIRAAFLAEATTGSPWWQGFKDPTLDQLEQRALQNNLTLQQAVERIVQSRQSVKIANASLLPSLSAEGSVQRGAFSAYGADVAAGASPQTADVWDLGVQTSWEADLFGRARNTKQSARMQALSAEDEMRGAMLALTAEVASTYIQLRAAQQDVVTIRETLDVANHAVRIARARVDNGISSDKDIASSRAQLADVQALLPRAEAKSTQLMNSLAALLGQPPHALDTLLGKGGRIPTLTHTPPSGLPSDLALKRPDVHAADANLHAAISQRQAAKADFYPSFSISARAGKQAFDLSDFDAWNARYFGIGPTVSLPIFSGGKIVANYELSRSRERAAASAYQETLIRAWEEIANAMTSERKERQRLSYLRQSVTYYQAELHSAERNYEEGLTEYLPQLVAQRDVLTSRRALTEGQASASIAAVNLFRAIGGDYRQHPPLASAQAQTKGQQPARSGAKTGADK, from the coding sequence ATGCCTGCTGATTTTGCCACTTCCGGGAGACCCTCCCTGTTTGCGGGGTTGAAAACTTACGGCCCCTACCGCCCTTCCTTGCTGCTTGCGCTCAGCCTCGGTCTGGCCGGATGTGCCGCACTGCCCTCGAAGACCGACCCGACACCCGATCTGGCCATCCGTGCCGCCTTTCTAGCCGAAGCGACCACAGGCAGCCCTTGGTGGCAGGGCTTCAAGGACCCGACACTGGACCAGCTTGAACAGCGCGCGCTCCAAAACAACCTGACCCTGCAGCAGGCGGTTGAACGCATCGTGCAGAGCCGCCAGTCGGTCAAGATCGCCAATGCCAGCCTGCTGCCCAGCCTGTCGGCAGAGGGCTCCGTGCAGCGCGGTGCATTCAGTGCCTATGGGGCCGATGTCGCCGCAGGGGCCAGCCCGCAGACAGCCGATGTCTGGGATCTGGGCGTGCAGACCAGTTGGGAGGCGGACCTCTTCGGGCGGGCACGTAACACCAAGCAATCGGCACGGATGCAGGCCCTGTCCGCAGAAGACGAGATGCGTGGCGCGATGCTTGCGCTCACCGCAGAGGTGGCCTCGACCTATATCCAGCTGCGCGCCGCCCAGCAGGATGTCGTGACGATCCGTGAAACGCTGGATGTGGCCAACCACGCCGTCCGCATCGCCCGTGCGCGGGTCGATAACGGGATTTCCAGCGATAAGGATATCGCCTCGTCACGCGCCCAGCTTGCCGATGTGCAGGCCCTGCTTCCACGCGCCGAAGCCAAATCCACCCAGCTTATGAACAGTCTCGCGGCGCTGTTGGGCCAGCCCCCCCACGCGCTGGATACGCTGCTTGGCAAGGGGGGCAGGATCCCGACGCTGACCCACACCCCGCCCAGCGGGCTGCCCTCCGATCTGGCGTTGAAACGCCCCGATGTGCATGCGGCAGACGCCAATCTGCATGCGGCCATCTCGCAACGGCAGGCTGCAAAAGCCGATTTCTATCCGAGCTTCTCGATCAGCGCGCGGGCCGGCAAACAGGCCTTCGACCTGTCCGATTTCGATGCGTGGAACGCGCGCTATTTCGGCATCGGCCCGACCGTCAGCCTGCCGATCTTCTCGGGCGGCAAGATCGTGGCCAATTACGAACTCTCGCGCTCGCGCGAAAGAGCGGCGGCCAGCGCCTATCAGGAAACGCTGATCCGCGCATGGGAAGAAATCGCCAATGCGATGACCAGCGAGCGGAAAGAACGCCAGCGCCTGTCCTATCTGCGCCAGTCCGTCACTTATTATCAGGCCGAATTGCATAGCGCCGAACGCAATTACGAGGAAGGTCTGACCGAATATCTGCCGCAGCTCGTGGCGCAACGCGATGTTCTGACCAGCCGCCGCGCCCTGACCGAAGGACAGGCATCGGCCAGTATCGCCGCCGTCAACCTGTTCCGTGCCATTGGCGGAGATTACCGCCAACACCCGCCGCTTGCCAGCGCGCAGGCCCAGACAAAGGGCCAGCAGCCCGCCCGAAGCGGGGCCAAAACGGGAGCGGATAAATGA
- a CDS encoding MFS transporter produces the protein MTGAPAMAGPGGQAPAGGPPKGPGGPPPFTRRTAAALAGILLGALMSGVNNRVGALALTDISAQVGAASDAASWIETSYTAGELLVMPFAGWFAITLGLRRFHQIALAICCFIAILLPFTLNLQLFIGLRFVQGMAAGCLVPVLMMAALKFMPANIRLHGLALYSMTATVAPNIAVSFTAFWQGEAPLWQWLYWQIIPAGICAAALVHWGLPNDPIIWPRFRQGNWLGMSLGIPGLGLLVVALTQGNRLEWFETPFITWSLCASVLLILAYLVTEWRHSAPFIKPQLLARRNLWLGFSLLLCVLVLMLSASLIPATALGALHGFKALQVAPLSLIVAVPQVLVAPAVALLLYRKWIDARLVLSTGLIFIGIACWINSRITATWMADQFVLAQILQCLGQPMFIVSLLFLATSVVHPMEGPYIAGTVNTIRAFGTTLGSALIEKFLEYREAFHAEHMQDSIGRLTLPMQETTRDLFAVVPQQALILSSADVLIVLGSFAFLLAPVGLLLKHIPAPDLSKGPPPAPVAPRRDAPPPAASAPVTS, from the coding sequence ATGACCGGCGCACCGGCAATGGCCGGACCGGGGGGGCAGGCACCGGCAGGCGGCCCGCCGAAAGGTCCGGGCGGCCCGCCGCCCTTCACCCGCCGCACCGCCGCGGCGCTGGCGGGGATCTTGCTGGGAGCCCTGATGTCGGGCGTCAATAACCGTGTGGGGGCCTTGGCCCTGACCGATATCTCGGCGCAGGTCGGCGCGGCATCGGATGCGGCCTCATGGATCGAAACCAGCTACACCGCCGGAGAGCTGCTGGTCATGCCCTTTGCCGGATGGTTCGCCATCACATTGGGATTGCGGCGCTTTCACCAGATCGCGCTGGCGATCTGCTGTTTCATCGCCATCCTGCTGCCCTTCACCCTGAACCTGCAACTGTTCATCGGCCTGCGTTTCGTGCAAGGCATGGCCGCGGGCTGTCTGGTGCCGGTGCTGATGATGGCGGCTCTCAAATTCATGCCCGCCAATATCCGGTTACACGGTCTGGCCCTGTATTCGATGACCGCAACCGTCGCCCCCAATATTGCGGTCAGCTTTACCGCCTTCTGGCAGGGCGAGGCGCCGCTCTGGCAATGGCTTTACTGGCAGATCATCCCTGCGGGGATCTGCGCTGCGGCACTGGTTCACTGGGGCCTGCCCAATGACCCGATCATCTGGCCCCGCTTCCGGCAGGGCAACTGGCTGGGCATGAGCCTGGGCATTCCGGGCCTCGGCCTGCTGGTTGTCGCCCTGACCCAAGGCAACCGTCTGGAATGGTTCGAAACCCCCTTCATCACCTGGAGCCTATGCGCCAGCGTGCTGTTGATCCTCGCCTATCTTGTGACCGAGTGGCGCCATAGCGCGCCTTTTATCAAACCGCAGCTTCTGGCGCGGCGAAACCTGTGGCTGGGCTTCTCGCTTCTGCTCTGCGTGCTGGTGCTGATGCTCTCGGCCAGCCTCATTCCGGCAACCGCTCTGGGCGCGCTGCACGGGTTCAAGGCCCTGCAGGTCGCACCGCTCTCGCTGATCGTGGCCGTGCCGCAGGTGCTGGTGGCCCCCGCCGTGGCGCTGCTGCTCTATCGGAAATGGATCGATGCGCGTCTGGTGCTCAGTACGGGGCTGATCTTTATCGGCATCGCCTGCTGGATCAACAGCCGCATCACCGCGACATGGATGGCCGACCAGTTCGTTCTGGCGCAGATCCTGCAATGTCTGGGGCAGCCGATGTTCATCGTCTCGCTGCTGTTTCTGGCAACCTCGGTGGTGCATCCGATGGAGGGGCCCTATATTGCGGGCACCGTGAACACCATCCGGGCTTTCGGCACCACGCTGGGCTCGGCGCTGATCGAGAAATTCCTCGAATATCGCGAGGCCTTCCACGCCGAACACATGCAGGATTCCATCGGTCGTCTGACCTTGCCGATGCAGGAAACGACGCGCGATCTTTTCGCCGTGGTGCCACAACAGGCGCTGATCCTGTCCAGCGCGGATGTGCTGATCGTTTTGGGCAGTTTCGCCTTCCTGCTGGCCCCTGTCGGATTGCTGCTCAAGCATATTCCGGCCCCAGATCTCAGCAAAGGCCCGCCCCCCGCTCCTGTCGCCCCGCGCCGCGATGCGCCCCCTCCGGCGGCCTCCGCCCCCGTCACGTCCTGA
- a CDS encoding HlyD family secretion protein → MFRSKNILIVACILCALGAGWIILNRPASQSRWQVTDDAYINADIVALSPEVSGRVTEIAVQEHETVHKDQVIAKLDDRDYKFAVAAAQAQLDTSDAALAALTAQIAQQKAAIEEASAQTTAAQANLELARSDANRYANLAQDGSASQQARETARTHVTTAQAELARSQAALTQAKMQSQVLQAKQNEASAAKASAQAALDKAKLDLDRTVIRSPIEGMIGVQSLRMGALVGPQTVACLVVPPPQDLYIDANYRETQLDHMTLGQPVNIEIDALPDTTFTGHVASIAPASGASYASLPAHNATGNFTKIVQRLIVRVSIDPDNSAINQLRAGMSVVTRVDTAKH, encoded by the coding sequence ATGTTCCGCTCTAAAAACATCCTGATTGTCGCCTGCATTCTATGCGCTCTCGGCGCAGGCTGGATTATTCTCAACCGTCCCGCCAGCCAGTCGCGTTGGCAGGTCACCGATGATGCCTATATCAATGCCGATATCGTCGCCCTCTCTCCCGAGGTGAGCGGCCGCGTCACCGAAATCGCCGTGCAAGAGCATGAAACCGTGCATAAAGATCAGGTGATCGCAAAGCTTGATGACCGCGATTACAAATTTGCCGTGGCCGCTGCACAGGCCCAGCTTGATACCTCCGATGCGGCTCTGGCCGCATTGACCGCGCAGATCGCCCAGCAAAAAGCCGCCATCGAGGAAGCCAGCGCCCAGACCACCGCCGCGCAGGCCAATCTGGAGCTGGCCCGTTCGGATGCCAACCGCTATGCCAATCTGGCACAGGACGGCTCCGCCAGCCAGCAGGCGCGCGAGACGGCACGCACCCATGTGACGACAGCACAGGCCGAACTGGCACGCTCGCAGGCCGCGTTGACACAGGCGAAGATGCAAAGTCAGGTGCTGCAAGCCAAACAGAACGAGGCCAGCGCCGCGAAAGCCAGCGCGCAGGCCGCGCTTGACAAGGCCAAGCTGGATCTGGACCGCACCGTGATCCGCTCGCCGATCGAGGGGATGATCGGCGTGCAAAGCCTGCGGATGGGCGCGCTTGTGGGGCCACAAACTGTGGCCTGCCTCGTCGTGCCGCCGCCGCAGGATCTGTATATCGACGCCAATTACCGCGAGACCCAGCTTGACCATATGACGCTTGGACAGCCGGTCAATATCGAGATCGACGCCCTGCCCGATACGACCTTCACCGGCCATGTCGCCTCTATCGCCCCCGCCAGCGGCGCAAGCTATGCCAGCCTGCCCGCCCATAATGCCACCGGCAATTTCACCAAAATCGTGCAACGCCTGATCGTTCGGGTCAGCATCGATCCGGACAATAGCGCGATCAACCAGTTGCGCGCGGGGATGTCGGTCGTGACCAGGGTCGATACCGCCAAGCACTGA
- a CDS encoding bifunctional 3-(3-hydroxy-phenyl)propionate/3-hydroxycinnamic acid hydroxylase has translation MNNSAKPQGFDTDVAIVGGGPVGHLLAILLGQRGKRVTLIERWTTYYPLPRAVTFDHEIARILATLGINAETDPAINFHDELYYWRNRDGEDLQIVDWQSKSASGWRVRYWFNQPYLEERLMEIANQLETVEIIRGWEAAEMVQDAESVTLTLRRNPEEGGRPDETRQLRAKFVAGTDGANSFVRETLGIENEDRGYFFDWLILDMIPDFDYVASRPHEPAQWQLCDPVRPTTIVPGGPGPVAGGPDRRRWEYMVLPGEDATELQKPENAWKLLEPWGITPENSQLERAAVYRFQARWAKLWNKGRCLIGGDAAHLMPPFAGEGMCAGVRDALAMAWRLNGILEGKYGLEALDSYTTERVEHAKHYINFSQELGQIICIADEAEAAKRDKEMIADLAARNHTPVPTDICHLGHGAWCQDSAHSGELSVQGVVEANGKVDLFDQAVGQGWVLIGYDTDPMAVLSAAQKAQLASLEGFGVQMSAQAGQANVLDREGTYKAWMEEIDARYVLIRPDFYVALTANSPEALRERFDKVMQSLNVPAVEAALSA, from the coding sequence ATGAACAACTCAGCCAAGCCTCAGGGCTTTGATACCGATGTGGCCATTGTTGGCGGCGGGCCTGTCGGCCATCTTCTGGCGATTTTGCTGGGTCAGCGCGGCAAGCGCGTGACGCTGATCGAACGCTGGACCACCTATTACCCGCTGCCGCGGGCGGTGACCTTCGATCACGAGATCGCCCGCATTCTGGCGACACTCGGCATCAATGCCGAAACCGATCCGGCAATCAATTTCCATGACGAGCTGTATTACTGGCGCAATCGCGATGGCGAGGATCTGCAGATCGTTGACTGGCAGAGCAAATCGGCGTCGGGCTGGCGCGTGCGCTACTGGTTCAACCAGCCCTATCTCGAAGAGCGGCTGATGGAGATCGCCAACCAGCTCGAAACGGTCGAGATCATTCGTGGCTGGGAAGCCGCCGAGATGGTGCAAGATGCCGAAAGCGTCACGCTGACGCTGCGCCGCAACCCCGAAGAAGGCGGCCGTCCCGACGAGACCCGCCAGCTGCGCGCGAAATTCGTGGCAGGCACCGACGGGGCCAACAGCTTTGTCCGCGAGACGCTGGGGATCGAAAACGAGGATCGGGGCTATTTCTTCGACTGGCTGATCCTCGATATGATCCCCGATTTCGATTACGTGGCCAGCCGCCCGCACGAGCCCGCCCAGTGGCAGCTCTGCGATCCGGTGCGTCCCACCACGATCGTGCCGGGGGGGCCGGGCCCCGTGGCGGGCGGCCCTGACCGCCGCCGCTGGGAGTATATGGTCCTGCCGGGCGAGGATGCGACCGAGCTGCAAAAACCCGAGAATGCGTGGAAGCTGCTGGAGCCGTGGGGCATCACCCCCGAGAATTCCCAGCTTGAGCGTGCGGCGGTTTACCGTTTTCAGGCGCGGTGGGCGAAGCTGTGGAACAAGGGGCGCTGCCTGATCGGGGGCGATGCCGCCCACCTGATGCCGCCCTTCGCGGGCGAGGGCATGTGTGCGGGGGTCCGTGATGCCTTGGCGATGGCTTGGCGTCTGAACGGTATCCTTGAAGGCAAATATGGCCTTGAGGCACTGGACAGCTATACCACCGAGCGCGTCGAACATGCCAAGCATTACATCAATTTCAGTCAGGAACTGGGGCAGATCATCTGTATCGCGGACGAGGCCGAAGCCGCCAAGCGCGACAAGGAGATGATCGCGGATCTGGCCGCGCGCAACCATACGCCCGTGCCCACCGATATCTGCCATCTGGGTCACGGGGCATGGTGTCAGGACAGCGCGCATTCGGGCGAGCTGTCGGTGCAGGGCGTGGTCGAGGCCAATGGCAAGGTCGATCTGTTCGATCAGGCCGTGGGGCAAGGCTGGGTGCTGATCGGCTATGATACCGATCCGATGGCGGTGCTGAGCGCGGCACAGAAAGCGCAGCTGGCCTCGCTGGAAGGCTTCGGGGTGCAGATGTCGGCACAGGCCGGTCAGGCCAATGTGCTGGACCGCGAAGGCACCTATAAGGCGTGGATGGAAGAGATCGATGCGCGCTATGTGCTGATCCGTCCGGATTTCTATGTGGCTCTGACGGCCAATAGCCCCGAAGCCCTGCGCGAGCGGTTCGACAAGGTGATGCAGTCGCTCAATGTGCCTGCGGTCGAAGCCGCGCTTTCGGCCTGA
- a CDS encoding maleylacetate reductase: MSLNFICSLNPARVVFACGALDRVAEELRALGCARALVLSTPFQEQDAQALAQSLGAQAVGVFAGAAMHTPVEVTDQAMQVYAETGADCVIALGGGSTIGLGKAIAWRNDCPQLVIATTYAGSEVTPVLGQTEEGVKTTLRDARVLPETVIYDPNLTLGLPVAMSVTSGLNAMAHAIEGLYAQNKNPVASMMAVDGVRALKQALPAIVRRPEDATARGEALYGAWLCGTVLGSVGMALHHKLCHTLGGSFGLPHAETHSVMIPHTAAYNAQAAAEDLKPLADMFGGDLGKGLWDFAKELGAPMALRDLGLAEADLDRAADLAVKNPYWNPRPVERQAIRALLQAAWEGHRP; encoded by the coding sequence ATGTCACTGAATTTTATCTGTAGTCTCAATCCCGCGCGGGTGGTGTTTGCCTGTGGCGCGCTGGATCGGGTGGCCGAGGAGCTGCGTGCTTTGGGATGTGCGCGGGCGCTGGTGCTTTCGACGCCGTTCCAAGAGCAGGATGCACAGGCCTTGGCGCAATCGCTGGGCGCACAGGCCGTTGGTGTCTTTGCGGGGGCGGCCATGCATACGCCCGTAGAGGTGACCGATCAGGCCATGCAGGTCTATGCCGAAACCGGCGCGGATTGCGTGATCGCGCTCGGGGGCGGGTCGACCATCGGTCTGGGCAAGGCCATCGCGTGGCGCAATGATTGCCCACAACTGGTGATCGCGACGACCTATGCGGGGTCGGAAGTGACCCCCGTCCTGGGCCAGACCGAGGAGGGTGTCAAAACCACCCTGCGCGATGCCCGTGTCCTGCCCGAGACGGTGATCTATGATCCCAATCTGACACTGGGACTGCCCGTCGCGATGAGCGTGACTTCGGGACTGAACGCTATGGCCCATGCCATCGAAGGGCTCTATGCGCAAAACAAGAACCCCGTGGCGTCGATGATGGCGGTGGACGGGGTGCGGGCGCTCAAACAGGCTCTGCCCGCCATTGTCCGTCGTCCGGAGGATGCGACCGCGCGCGGCGAGGCGCTTTATGGCGCGTGGCTGTGCGGCACGGTGCTGGGATCTGTCGGGATGGCGCTGCATCACAAGCTTTGTCACACTCTGGGCGGCTCTTTCGGCCTGCCCCATGCCGAGACGCATTCGGTGATGATCCCGCATACCGCAGCCTATAATGCGCAGGCGGCGGCGGAGGATCTCAAGCCGCTTGCCGATATGTTCGGGGGTGATCTGGGCAAGGGTCTTTGGGATTTTGCCAAAGAGTTGGGGGCGCCGATGGCGCTGCGTGATCTGGGGCTGGCCGAGGCCGATCTGGACCGTGCGGCGGATCTGGCCGTGAAAAACCCCTATTGGAACCCGCGCCCCGTCGAGCGGCAGGCGATCCGTGCGCTTTTGCAAGCCGCATGGGAAGGCCACAGGCCCTAA